DNA from Abyssibacter profundi:
CCCCTTTACCTTGCACCCCGGTGTGATCGAGTGCATTGAGCGCGAGGCCGAGCATGCGCGGGCCGGACGCCCGGCCCGGATCATCGCCAAGATGAACTCGCTCACCGAGCGCTCGGTGATTGACGCCCTGTACGCCGCCTCAGCCGCAGGCGTGGAAATCGATCTGGTCATCCGCGGCATGTGCTGCCTGCGGCCAGGCGTTCCGGGCCTGTCGGAGCGCATCCGCGTACGCTCGGTCGTCGGCCGTTTCCTCGAACACACCCGGGTCTACTACTACGCCAATAACGGCCAGCCGGCGCTGTACGGCTCCAGCGCGGATTGGATGGAGCGCAATTTGTTCCGGCGGGTGGAAACCGCATTTCCGGTCTTGGACAAAAAGCTCGCGCAGCGCATCGTCGACGAGCTGGAGCTGTATCTGGCCGATAACACCCAGGCTTGGGAAATGGCTGCCGATGGCAGCTACACGCGAGCGCCGGCGGGCGAACCCGCAATCTGTGCACAACAGGCCTTGATGGAAGGCTAGGGCACAGGCTGCTTGATCGGCCCCGCTGTGCTCAGGCCTCGCGCACGCGCAGCTTGTACCCCGCCGGCTTGAGCAAGGCCTGCTCTTGCTCGAGGCCGGCTCGGGTCAGCGCATGATCAGCCAGCCACTGGGCATCGAACTGGATGCTCACCTGCTGTTCCCGCACCTGAATGACAACGGCAGGCATGGGATCATGCGTACGACCGCGGCGCAGAATCACTGCCAGTCGCAGCAGAATCGCCAGCCGCAGGATCCGCTCACGGGCCGGCTGCGGGACGCCATCGAGTACCGAAGGTCGGAACTTGCCTCGGTGCAGGCGCACCAGCGCCGCCAGCATGCGCTGATCCAATTGCGAAAATCCGTGGAGGTCACCGTTGCGCACCAGGTATTCGCCGTGCTTGTGATACGAGCCATGCGCGACGAATAAGCCGATCTCGTGCAACTGGGCGGCCCAACTCAGCAGCTGCCGGGCAGCGGTGTCACCCGCCAGCTCTGACCAACCGTCCTCCACACCGTCCAGCATCGCCATGGCGGTGGCCCGCACACTGTCGGCATGCGCAGCATCCACACCGAAACGGCGTGCAAGCCCCGCCACCGTGTCATGCCGGACATCGTGATCGCTGAGACGCCCGAGCAGGTCATAGATCACGCCCTCGCGCAGGGCGCGATCCGAGACGGTCATACGTGTGATGTTCAGCGCATCGAACAGTCCGGCCAGCACCGCCAATCCTCCGGGGAAGATGGGCTTTCGGTCCTCGCGCAAACCATCGAGGTTCAGCGCATCGATACTGCCCAAGCCCACCATGTGATCGGCGAGCTGGTCGAGGCCTTCCGGGGTGATGGCACCATCACCCCAGCCACAGCCGGCAATGACTTTTGCGATGGCCCGCACCGTGCCCGATGCACCGATACAAACGTCCCAGCCGGCGGCCCGGTAGTCGGCCACCAGATACTCCGTCTCCAGCCTTGCGGCCATGCGCGCGGCCACGAACCGCTTTCGGGTGATGTTGCCGCCGCCAAAGAATCGATCGGTAAACGACACACAGCCCATGCGCACGGATTCAAGCAAACGGGGCTGATCACGCTCGCCGATGATAACTTCGGTGCTGCCCCCACCAATATCGATCACCAGGCGGCTCGGTTGCTCCGCACCCAGGCCGTGGACCACACCACCGTAGATGAGCCGGGCCTCTTCAACGCCGGAGATCACCTCCACTGGATGGCCCAGTGCCTGCTCGGCTGCGCTCAGAAATTGTTCCGGCCGCCGCATGCGCCGCAGCGTGTTGGTCCCGACGATACGCACCCGCCCCGTCCGAATCGGCCGCAGCCGCTGCCCGAATCGCTCCAGGCAGGCCATCGCCCGTTGCTGGGCCTCGGCAGACAGCTGCTTGTCGGCATCTAGCCCCGCGCCCAGTCGCACCGGCTCTCGCAGCTTGTCGACAACCGTAATCTCCTGTCCGCGCGGACGGGCCACGATCATGTGAAAACTGTTGGACCCGAGGTCGACAGCGGCCACGTCATCGACGGTCTCGCGGGCCTCGGTCACGCCAGGGCCTGGGTCAGTCCAGCGATCAGTAACCACACGGCCACCACCAACGCGCTGAGATACGTCAAACCGGCGCCCACCTGGCGGGATCGACTGAAACTGCGACGCAGCAACGCCGTGGAGAACAACAGCCGCGCGAACACAAACACCAAACCCAGCACCCACACAGCCAAGGCAGGCGCCCACTGCTCCAGCAGCAACAACATGATCAGGAAGATCGGTGTGTGCTCGGTCGCATTCGCATGTGCACGAATAGCCCGCAATAAGGGGGCATGCCCGCCATCACCCAGCGAGACCTGATGCTGGATGCGGAGCTGGGACACACGCAGGGCAAGAATCAGGATCAACAGGCCGCTTAAGGCCGCCGTCACCGCGGTCGCGGTATAGAGCATTGCGGGGGCTCCGGTTCAATGGAGCGGCGATAGTAACGTAGCCTTTGGACAGGCTCGGTGACTGATGTTTTCCGTGGCGCAGCCCGACGCCCTCGCCGACGGTGCCTGCCGACCCAGAACAGGCCAAGCAGGGGCGATCAATGGTATCCTCCGTGATTGACTCCATTTGATGCTTCGCGGACCATTGCGGCCCCGCTGGCAGCGCTTGCCTCAACTTCCTTGACGACTTAATCCGATGATTCGACTTGCGAAACTCGCCTGCGTGGTCGCGCTGGCCTCTGTCTCCACGGTCTGGGCTCAGGATGGCGACGCCGAAAAAGGCGAAGCGCTGGCCTACACCTGTGCTGGCTGCCACGGCATTGCCGGCTACACGAATGCCTATCCGACCTTTCGCGTCCCGCGCCTTGGTGGTCAGCACCCCGAATACATCGTGGCAGCGCTGACGGCTTACAAGACCGGTCAGCGCAAGCACCCGACCATGGTCGCGCAGGCGGCGTCGTTGACCGAAGAGCAGATCAAGCACATCGCCGCCTATGTCACCCAGGCACCGCAGGTGGGTGATGATGTGGATGTGGTCCCCACTGGAGACCCGGCCAAGGGCGAACAGCTCTCACAGGCCTGCGTGGCCTGCCATGGCGCCACCGGCGCATCCGGAATCACCCAGTACCCGATTCTTGCCGGACAGCATCCTGACTACCTGGCCCATGCGCTCACGGCCTACAAGACGGGCGAGCGCAACAACGCCATCATGAAGGGCTTCGCAGCCAACCTGTCGAAGGACGACATCAAGCACCTGGCTGCCTGGTTCGCCTCGCAGAACGAGCCGCTGTACACCCCGAACTTCGACGACTAGCCGGTCGCGGCAAGCCTGCCGCCCGCTCGCCTCACCAAACGCCCCGTCATGGGGCGTTTGTGTTTGCACTGCAATAGTGCATGCCTTTAGGCTCCGTACGGCTGCATCAACCAAGATCTTTCTTCGTTCTGCAGCACAATGGCAATATGCCTGTCACCCGGCGCGGGAAGAATGCCGGGATTCCACGCACACGCCTGTTCGGAGAAGCGCCCCATTGTGGGGCGGGCAGCGTGTGCACGCGGTTGTATCTAAAGGAGTCGAAATGAACAAACTGCTTTTGGGTTCTCTTCTGGCCAGCCTGCCGATGGCAAGCATGGCGTCAGATCCGTTCCAGCACGTCGATGCCTATCTGGTCTCCACCAACCTGGAGATTGGCGGCGTCGACGATGACGGCGATGGTTTCGGCATTTCTGGCTCATTCCGAGTGGGCGAGCAAGCTTTCATCGACGCGGAATATCAAAGCGCAGAAACCGATGACTTCGAGATCGAAATTGACCAGCTCCGTCTCGGCCTTGGATTTCATTCCATGGAATCGACCGCAGGACTGACCTTCTACGGTCAGGGCGAATACCTGCAGTTTGACGGTAACGGCGACGACGAAGATGGCTTCGGATTGCATGGAGGCATCTTGATTGCGGCCACCGAGCAGCTGCGGTTCAAGGGCGAGCTGGGCTACCTCACGCTGGACGATGTCGATGGCCTGGAGTACACCCTGGGCGCCAGCTTCGACATCACCCCCAATATCGGCCTGTTCGCTGACTACCGTCTGACCGGACTCGAAGACGACAACAACAACGAATTGGACCTCACCGACGTCAAGCTCGGCGTCAGCATGCTGTTCTAGGCTGAACCGGCGGTCATCGCCAACACCCAGAAACGGCGGGCCCAGCGCCCGCCGTTTCTCGTTTCAACAAGCCCATTTTGCCAATCCGTCCGGCAACTGGCAGATTGGCGCCCGATCTTACAATCAAGGGAATGATGCTCTGATGTCTTTCAAACGATTGGCCGCGGGTCTCGCGCTCGCCCCGTTCGCAGCCGCCGCACAAGGCCCCTCTTACGATTACCTTGATATCAGCTACATCGATTCCGAGGCGGAAGACGACACCGAGGGTGATGGCTTCGGCGGAGAGATGGTGGCGTCGTTTGCCGACGGCGCATTCTTCATCGGCGAGTACTCCACCCGCGAATTCGAAGACGGCGGCTCCTCGCTGGAATTGTCCGTCCTGAGCCTGGGCATCGGGGTGGCCGGGCCAGTCGGAGAGAGTGAACTGATCAGCGCCTTTGGCGCGCTGACCTATGAGGATGCCGAGGTCGAGGTGAACGTGCCCGGCTTTGGTTCGGGAGACGAGAGTGAAAGCGGATACGGGCTGCAAGGTGGCCTGCGTGCCATGTTGTCCGACAACTTTGAACTGCACGCGCGATACAAGCGGCTCGACATCGACGACGACAATGAAACCTTGGTGCGTTTTGGAGCGGTGCTTGGCCTCGACCAAGGATTCAGCGTGACGTTGGACTACGAAACCTATGATGAGGCAGAAATCGACGAATTAATGCTGGGCGTGCGCTTCGATTTCGGCGTCTAATTTCTTAGCAGGCATTAAAAAAGGCGGGCTTTTGCCCGCCTTTTTTGGACTGCTAACCGGCTTAGAGCGGTGTAACGTTCTCAGCCTGCGGTCCCTTCTGACCCTGCACGACGCGCATGGTGACCTTCTGGCCTTCATGCAGCGTCCGGCGTCCGGAGCCATTAATTGCGCTGAAATGGACAAACACGTCTTTGCCGCCTGCGCGCTCGACAAATCCGAATCCCTTCTCGTCATTGAACCACTTGACGGTTCCTTCGATCTCTTCAGACATTCCTTCTCTCTTTCAAACAACGGCGCTGGACATTTCAGCGTCTTCAATACTGACCCGGACAGGCCAGCTCAATCGCATTCTACGCATGCGATCAGGAAAACCATGCACGATTGTATGACATCCGACGAACGGTCACCTTAGCGGTTGACTCCGCGTATTCCACCGTTCAAAACAAATTTGACGGACCGTAGGCCGATCAATGGCGGGCATCTAGGACGACCTGGGGAAGCCCGGGCCGAGTCACATAAACCCTAGAACTTCAACAACATCCCCATGTATCCGCCGCGAAACTCGGCGTCGACGGCATAGTTGCTGGTCGTAAAGCGATAACGGCGGGACTGCAGACCAAACTCCAATCCCAGCGGGGCGATGACAGGCCACAACAGGCTCCCCCGGGCGTGGATGGCCCGGTCGGCGCCCGATTCGACATAGGCGGCTTCGACCCGCAACGTAATCGGGCCGAACGGCGCCACATCCGCCCGCAGCAACGCCAGTGGATACGTCTCGTCGTATCGGTCGGTCTGCGCGGCTTCTCCGTCCTCCTGGCGCGTCACCAGGCCATCGACGTTCTCGATCATGACGCCCAGGCCGAGCCGAACACCCTCTGTAATCAACGGCAGCGTCAGGGATAAGGCCGTCAAATCGAAATCCGCACGGGCGGTTCCCGTCGATCCCGGCAAGATCAGCGCGCCGTCGGTCTGTCCGGTGGCACCTGCCTGCAGCCCCTGACGCTCGAGCAGCACATCGGGCCACCAACGCCCCGGCGGCGAGGCGCCTAAACGGAAATAGGATTGCCCGTTGCCTTCGTTGGACAAATCCGTGAAGTCGACCTGATCGGAGGTATCCCGCACCTGGCCGCTGGCATCGAAACTCCACTGCCCCAACGCAAGCTCACCGTGCCAGGCGGCCGCCTCCGCGCCCGCCAATCCGGACCAGAGGCCAACCAGCAACCCAAGACACCACCGAGCCCATCGCGTATCACACATGCCAGCCTCCCTGCCGAATGATCAAACCCTGAAGGCGTTAGGGAAACACGCTTGCCGACCGCTGCGCCACCACAGTGCCGCCCCGAACAGGCGACCAGACCCGTCTCGCCTAGGCGCCGCGTCTCTGCATGAACACCAGCTTCTCGAACAGGTGGATGTCCTGCTCGTTCTTGATCAGCGCTCCGTAAAGCGGCGGCAGCGATTGCTTGCTACTGGCCTCACGCAGCGTGGAGGCGTCGATATCTTCAGCCAGCAGCAGCTTGAGCCAGTCGATCAATTCCGATGTCGATGGCTTTTTCTTAAGCCCCGGCGCCTCGCGCAGGTCGAAGAAGATTTCCATGGCCACCCGCAGCAGTTCCGGCTTCAGCTTGGGGAAATGGACATCGACAATCGCCTGCATCGTGTCCTTGTCCGGGAAACGGATGTAATGAAAAAAGCAGCGGCGCAGGAAGGCGTCCGGCAATTCTTTTTCATTGTTGGAGGTAATGATGATGATCGGCCGGTATTTTGCCGTGATGGTTTCACGGGTTTCGTAAACATCGAACTCCATGCGATCGATCTCGCGCAGCAAGTCGTTCGGGAACTCAATGTCGGCCTTGTCGATCTCGTCGATCAGCAGCACGGGCTGCTCGTCACACTGGAAGCACTCCCACAAAGGCCCACGGACGATGTAGTTGGCGATGTCGTGAACCTTCTCTTCGCCCAACTGGGAGTCACGGAGCCGCGAGACCGCGTCGTATTCGTAAAGCCCCTGCTGGGCCTTGGTCGTCGATTTGATATGCCATTCGAACAAAGGCTTGCCAAGCGACTGAGCCACTTCCTGCGCCAGCAGCGTCTTGCCGGTCCCGGGCTCGCCCTTGATCAGCAGCGGACGGCCCAACGCCACCGCCGCATTCACGGCCAGCTTCAAGTCATCGGTGGCGACGTAGCGTTCGGTTCCCTCAAATCGATTGGTCATGGTGTCCTGAGTCTTTTGAGCATCGGTGGAGCGCACGGCGCGGCGCTAGGGCTGTGGCCACCCGCAGCCGGGGGCGCTCTGCGTCTAATCCTAGAGTATCCCGGCAGCCG
Protein-coding regions in this window:
- the ppx gene encoding exopolyphosphatase produces the protein MTEARETVDDVAAVDLGSNSFHMIVARPRGQEITVVDKLREPVRLGAGLDADKQLSAEAQQRAMACLERFGQRLRPIRTGRVRIVGTNTLRRMRRPEQFLSAAEQALGHPVEVISGVEEARLIYGGVVHGLGAEQPSRLVIDIGGGSTEVIIGERDQPRLLESVRMGCVSFTDRFFGGGNITRKRFVAARMAARLETEYLVADYRAAGWDVCIGASGTVRAIAKVIAGCGWGDGAITPEGLDQLADHMVGLGSIDALNLDGLREDRKPIFPGGLAVLAGLFDALNITRMTVSDRALREGVIYDLLGRLSDHDVRHDTVAGLARRFGVDAAHADSVRATAMAMLDGVEDGWSELAGDTAARQLLSWAAQLHEIGLFVAHGSYHKHGEYLVRNGDLHGFSQLDQRMLAALVRLHRGKFRPSVLDGVPQPARERILRLAILLRLAVILRRGRTHDPMPAVVIQVREQQVSIQFDAQWLADHALTRAGLEQEQALLKPAGYKLRVREA
- a CDS encoding MAPEG family protein, whose protein sequence is MLYTATAVTAALSGLLILILALRVSQLRIQHQVSLGDGGHAPLLRAIRAHANATEHTPIFLIMLLLLEQWAPALAVWVLGLVFVFARLLFSTALLRRSFSRSRQVGAGLTYLSALVVAVWLLIAGLTQALA
- a CDS encoding c-type cytochrome is translated as MIRLAKLACVVALASVSTVWAQDGDAEKGEALAYTCAGCHGIAGYTNAYPTFRVPRLGGQHPEYIVAALTAYKTGQRKHPTMVAQAASLTEEQIKHIAAYVTQAPQVGDDVDVVPTGDPAKGEQLSQACVACHGATGASGITQYPILAGQHPDYLAHALTAYKTGERNNAIMKGFAANLSKDDIKHLAAWFASQNEPLYTPNFDD
- a CDS encoding outer membrane beta-barrel protein, producing MNKLLLGSLLASLPMASMASDPFQHVDAYLVSTNLEIGGVDDDGDGFGISGSFRVGEQAFIDAEYQSAETDDFEIEIDQLRLGLGFHSMESTAGLTFYGQGEYLQFDGNGDDEDGFGLHGGILIAATEQLRFKGELGYLTLDDVDGLEYTLGASFDITPNIGLFADYRLTGLEDDNNNELDLTDVKLGVSMLF
- a CDS encoding outer membrane beta-barrel protein; its protein translation is MSFKRLAAGLALAPFAAAAQGPSYDYLDISYIDSEAEDDTEGDGFGGEMVASFADGAFFIGEYSTREFEDGGSSLELSVLSLGIGVAGPVGESELISAFGALTYEDAEVEVNVPGFGSGDESESGYGLQGGLRAMLSDNFELHARYKRLDIDDDNETLVRFGAVLGLDQGFSVTLDYETYDEAEIDELMLGVRFDFGV
- a CDS encoding cold-shock protein; the encoded protein is MSEEIEGTVKWFNDEKGFGFVERAGGKDVFVHFSAINGSGRRTLHEGQKVTMRVVQGQKGPQAENVTPL
- a CDS encoding AAA family ATPase, whose amino-acid sequence is MTNRFEGTERYVATDDLKLAVNAAVALGRPLLIKGEPGTGKTLLAQEVAQSLGKPLFEWHIKSTTKAQQGLYEYDAVSRLRDSQLGEEKVHDIANYIVRGPLWECFQCDEQPVLLIDEIDKADIEFPNDLLREIDRMEFDVYETRETITAKYRPIIIITSNNEKELPDAFLRRCFFHYIRFPDKDTMQAIVDVHFPKLKPELLRVAMEIFFDLREAPGLKKKPSTSELIDWLKLLLAEDIDASTLREASSKQSLPPLYGALIKNEQDIHLFEKLVFMQRRGA